TTCTGGTGAGTTTGTTATTTCCTGTACTGTTACATTTTCGGGAAATAATTCGACTACTGTTGATTTGTTTGACTTAACCTCATGTTTCTGTTGAGCTTTTTTCCGAAGGTGTCTGCGTCTCTCCTTGCGGCTTTGTTCAACATCCTCGAATCTAGACAACCGCTCGTTCAAAATAGAAGAGTTATCAACTTCTTTACCCTCATCACGCAATTTTTTCTTTATATAATTTAATTCACCTAGAGACATCCTTTCTCTTTCGCAATCTCTAGCTTGTATAACACCAAGATACTCTCCTGGCTCACCGTTAATAGGGCGACTATAAGCAAGAATACTTGTAATATTTCGCTTGTCATATCTCAAAGAAACTTGCTTCCCTTCATAATTTAACAAGCAGTCTCCTTGGTATACCCAACCCTGAAAGTTGACAGAACCATATTTTTCTACATTGCGTATCGCAACTTTCATTAAACAAATGTCTAGTTCACGTTCATTGATAATTTCAGGTTCTTCTAGTAAAAATCCTGATTTCCATCTCTCAATTCGTTTTTGATTTTTTACCCTTGGATAATTGTGGTGATTATAGTGGTCTACAAAATATCTCACCAATATTTTTTCTAAATCATCCAATGTCAAACAGGCAGTTCTTTCCGCTTCTGGAGGACGTTCTTCAATACTGGAACCAGTGTATCCACCATATAATGACAAAATTTCTTTATTAATTTTGTCAAATATCGACTCAATTAAGCCACCTGCTTGGGGAAAAGCACGCAAACGTCGTACAAAATCTAATTGTAGTGAAATTTGTTTTAAATGTTCTGACTTAAATTCCTTTGCACGGTCTGTCACTACATATTCAGGAATTCCATAAATCTCCCATGTTTCTTGAAGCTCATAGTCTGTTTCGTAGTGCTTTGGTAGAATTGCATGACGCAGAGCCAAAGCAACTTCATGTGAGCCAGCAGGTTCCAAACCAAGATGAAAACCTGTAACACAACCAGAGTAGCTATCCATTACCAAGGTGATGTATGCACGACCAATAACTTTTCTAAATTCCTCATCAACCAACAAAATATCTAATTTTGTATGGTCTATTTGCCAAATGTGGTTGCTGTGTGTGATTTCTAAAATACCTTCAGTTGTTTGAATAATTTGCCCTTCTATGGGCGAGCCAGGATGACGTACTCTCTTATTTTTTTCTTCAAGATAACAATTTATTATTTTATAAACAGTGACATGAGAAGGATGCTGTCCTACTATTAAGTCTTCCCGTGCTTGAGAATATCCCTTAAATTTTTCATTATATTTCTTGTCTTTTAGTTCCTCTCCTTTAGAAGCTAAAGCTTTTAAATAGCCAAAAATCTGATTGTGATTAATCCGAGAACCATCCCTGTGTCCCCATTCATAAAGGCTCACAATAAAATCATGCCAATCCTTAGAAATGCGATATTGTCCCTTATCCTTGCGGCCAACAGCTAGAGTCGCAACCCCTACCTGTTCAACTTTCTCTATCATGCGTTTAATAGTTCGAGTGCTTTTTCCCAGAACTTTCGCTGCATTTGCGATCGCATCCCTACGAGCCGCCTTGTTAGGTGCTTGGCGGATGGCATCTATTAATTCCACCTTTTTGGCATAATCTGATGAATCTTCGTTAACTAGCAGGTATTTTGTTTGTTCTTCTTCCTTACTTACCGCTTCCTTAATCTCCAATGCTGGAAAGGCTTCCTTCGTAGGCTTCCTAGGCATAAGCTTACCTCCAGAAATATGTCATCATTTAATTTAAAATCTTACAGCATTTGTGACATCATTTGATTTAAAAGCATTCAGAGAATAATCAAGTAATTAAAAACGCAAAACCCTTAATAAGCAAGGGTTTTGGTGATTAATCCTATTCATTGCAGAGATGACAATATTTATTTAAATTGGACAACAATTATTTAATGGACACCATTAATCTCAAATCTATATGCTGCAAGCTTTTCAAGGATTCGCACTGCGAGTAATTAAGTACCCCTATTGTCAATAATTATAGCTGAAAATGTGGCAAATCTGGATAATCCTAGATAATTAAGCTGATGCACATCTAAATTGCACATTTTATTGTTTGGGTTGTCAAGAGTCAAGGATACACTTGGACTTTTGACCTTTGACTCTGGACAATCCTTCAAAAGAATCGGCTACATAACCACCAAACTCTTCTAAAATTGGGGCTTGACAATCCGGCGATCGCTGTCACATCCAAATAGCCATGAAGATTATCTATTTACGTATTGGGAATAAAGATTTGGGCAAAGAGGCATATCAATCTTCAATCAGGAGTCGTGCCAGACTGGGTAATGCCTCGCCATAGGTCGGGTGGATATGCACTGATTGTTCTAACACCTGCCAAGTTGCATCCATTTCCATCAGCGATAAAAACACATGCACTAATTCTGCTGTTTCATAGCCAACCAGGGTTGCGCCTAAGATTTTGTCGGTATCGCGATCGATTACCATGCGGTAAAACCCCAAGTCATGTCCCCATTCAATCCCACGGGCAATCTGAGCCACTGGTAGGGTGACAGCACGGGCGTTAATACCCCGCTTGGTTGCTTGTTCTAGCGTCATCCCAACTCTTCCCACTTGTGGTTCCGTATACACCGCATAACCGAGAACGCGATCGCTTCGGGTGCGTTGTTCTCCACATAAAATAGCTTTCAAGCGACGATAATCTTCCCAAGAAACATGGGTAAAGGCAGGTTGTCCAGCAGCATCTCCGATGGCGTAAATTCCTGGAGTTGTTGTCTGAAATTGGTCGTTGATTTTGATAAAGCCTTTTTTATCCAGTTCTACTCCTGCGGCTGCAACATTCAATGCATCTGTGTTTGGTTTGCGCCCAATTACCACCATTAAAGCCTCACCCTCCAGGATTTCGCCGTTACTCAGGGTGAGCGTGAATATATTATTGTTGTAGTCAACTTGTTCTACATTGACCTGAAAGTGCAGAGAAATGCCATCTTGCTGTAATGCTTCTGCCAAGGTTTGACTAACATCTGCTTCTTCTTGTGCCAACACGCGATCGCCGCGCACAATGAGATGAGTTTCACTTCCTAAACGAGCTAACCCTTGTCCCAATTCCAACCCAATATAACCTGCACCAATCACTAGTAAACGCTGCGGTAGTTTCTTTAAATCAAAGAAGTTGCGATTGGTGAGATAGGGAGTGCCAGCTAAACCAGGTATATCTGGGATCGCTGAAGATGTACCAGTATTGATGACAACCAGTGGTGATTCAACAGTGACATCTTTGCCTGTGACGATGCGTTCTCCACTGAATGAGGCTTCAGCGCAAACTACTTGCACTCCAGCATCCTCTAAACGCTGACTAACCCCTTGATTAAAGCGATCGCGAATACCTCGAACTCGCTCCATCACTCTAGGAAAGTCAACCTGAACCTGAGTGTGAATCCCCAGTTTGGCAGCTTGACGGGCGCGGCCTGCGGCATGGGCAGCGGCTAAAAACGCTTTGGAAGGAGTACATCCATAGTTAACGCAACTACCACCTAACGCATCTCGTTCAAACAGCACAACTTTATGTCCCGCTTTGGCAAAATCTGCGGCGAAAGGAATGCCACCTTGTCCGCTACCAATGACAATTAAATCTGCGGTTTCCATCTCTACACCCCCCTCATCTTTGAGTAACAGCAATCGCACTCACCCTCAGTTTACGGTCAAATGCCATGTAGCTGGCTGTTATTTCAAAGCAGTGTGTCAATCGTAATGGGCAGTTCACGGATGCGTTTACCTGTGGCATGATAAACAGCATTGGCGATCGCCGCAGCAGATCCGACAGTGCCAATACACGATCCTTACCCCTTCTGGGTTAAACACTCCTCTATAAATGTCACCGTTCATACAGTCCAACCAACCGCGCTTGCTCAATCACATGGTCAGCGATCGCATTAAGTAGTTGCTCGCGGTTCATATTTGGTTTAAAATCGAGCGCTGCATCTAGGGCATACAACCAGAAATAGTAATGGTGCAGCCCATGCCCTTTTGGTGGAGCAGGCCCGGTATATCCTGGCTGATTAGCACTGTTCATACCTTCAGTAAATTTACTACCATCCCCCTGAGCAATCTGGTTCGCTGTTGGGGGAATGCCATAGACCAGCCAGTGAGTAAAACCCTGTGGCAGAGGCGCATCCGGGTCATGGCAGATGAGTGCTAGTTGTTTGGTTCCGGCTGGCAGTCCACTCCATTGCAGCGGCGGTGAGATGTTTTCACCGTCACTGGTATACTGTTTCGGGATATGTTCATTAGAAGTGAATGCAGGGCTGTGAATTCTTAAATCCTTAATATTTAACGCCATTGTGAATTTCCTTTTGCGACATCAGCTGCATTAAAGAAATCATCGCAGCAGCACAGGTTGAGCATTAATGCGAATGCGGAAGAGGCTATAAGGCTTCTGACGTAAATCGCGTCCTTTTTGGTAGCGTGCTTGACGGTGTAACTGGTTGGCTGTGACATAAAGATAACCGTCTGTTGCTACACAAAGGGTATCAGGCCAAAGCAGGCGAGGATCGTGTACTACCGTTTCCCAAGCTCCATCAGGATGGCGACGTAAAATCGCATTGTGTTCGTAGTTCGTCGCATAAATACATCCAGCTGCATCCGATTCGAGTCCATCTGCACCGCCGCCTTTATCTCCTTCATCAATTACCGTTGCGGCGACGGCGCGATCGTTAAGCGCTCGATCCACTAAAGCATCAACTGCAACACTGTAGAGACGACGGCTACTAAGCGGACAATAATATAAGCGCGATCCATCTGCACTAATGGCAATGCCGTCTGACCCCATTTTGACAGGTTTAGTTGAGCCATCTGGCTGACGTTCCATGAATGGGCGACCCTCAACTACAGGGAGAAAGCTTGATGGCTCCTCAGCTTTGGTGGAATAATGATCGTGCAGCTTACGCCAGCTTTCACCCGATGCCAAATCCACGACAATAATCCCGTTCGCGCCTTGACCTGAAGAATCGGTGATGAACGCCATGCCCTCAGCACCGCGCCGCAAGTCAAACCGGACATCGTTAAGGTAGGTTGTTGGCAACGCTACATCTTGGGGAAAAAGAATCGTTTTGATAACTTGATTGCTTGTTAGATCGACACAAACCAGCTTAGGCCCGCCGTAGTGCGTCGGTTGGAACATCGGGCTACCAGTATCGAGAATCCACAGGCGATCGCTAGGGTCAACCACAACACTTTGCACAGATATTAGCGTTTGGGCAAGGTTATCTGGGTGCGTGCGATTGATTGCCTCATTGGGATAAGCCACCGGACGACCATCTCGGATTTCTGCCACTGTAAAGCCAACATCATCGCCCCACTTAGGAAAATTGACAAAGATGCGTCCCTGATGAGATACCGTTACACCCGTAGGCATAGCACCATCAAACTGGGCAACAGATTCCAGCGTGCCTAATGATTCGTCTGTTGGAAGCTTTTGTAACTGACTGACCATGAATAATATCTCCTCAATAATCCTGGAACAGTTTTTGTCAGCAATAGGTTGACTATTCTGGTTTATGGAAATCCCGTCTTAACGAAAGTCTGCTTGTTCCTACGTTGAGCTAATTGTCAAACTCATAGCAATTCAAAATAAAGACAGCTAAATTTAATCAGGGTTTATAAGTTTGAATGCGTGACTTCTCTTTTGTTACCAGACTGTCTTAGCCAACAATCGGCTTTCACCATCCTAGAAAAACGATTAGGGAAGTACGTCCTCCTACTGAAGGATGACAACAATACACTTCATGCCATTAATAAAACATCTACTTCTCAATCTCAAAATCTACTCCTTTAGTGGCGTAATTGCTTTTCATAAACCAATTGCCTACATTCACGGCGACTCGCACTACTACCGTATTGACAAACCATTTCTTGATGTTCAAGGTGGACGCCTTGAAAACTTCACTCGTATCGAGACATTTGGTGACAATCAGGGAAACGGCACCAACGATGTACAGTGGATCAAAGTGACTGTCGATCCTCGTAGACGAGAGGTGTTTTCATATCAACCACAGATTGTTCCCAGCAATCGAGTGGTGGTTCCTGCTCCGTAATAATAAGCGATGTTGACGCCAACTCCTCCCATGTTTTGTTGTGTGTGGGAGGAGTTGTTTTCAAGCGATCGCGGAGTATACGGATGAAGAAAAATTTGAGGATTTTTGTGCGTGAGTCCTACTTATTAGTAGAGCACACAAACGGTATTACGCAATACTCAAATTGATTTTGACAACGACATCGTTGAAATCTCGATCGCCACCATTTGTTAAATCCTCAAAGCCAAAGATGTTATTACCTAATAGGCGAAGATGATCGGTTTTGTCAGGGTTAGCACCTAAGAAAGGAAAGTAAACTGCTGGATCGTTGTTAGGATTTGTATCAATAACTGCATCAGGTCTGCCATTAATAATGATAAATGGCACGAAGATAGCACCTGGTTGAAAAGTGCCACTGTAAGTTGCAGTACCTTGGTTACTAACTCTCAAGTCAATTCCCGCAACACGTCCGCGAATCGCAGCTTGAGTATAACCAGCTTGTCCTGGGAGAATATCTGCTTTGCCATCATTATTAGTGTCAATTCCACCATTCTCATCAATCGCCTGATAGAAGCCAACAAAGTTGTCGAAAGCTGCTTCTCTATTTACTACAAAGTCAGCTTTAACTTGTTTTTTCAGACCTCGTAAATCAATCAATTCTCCCTGTGGCTGACTTTGCAGATTTGTACCTAAAGATAATGGGTCATTTGTGGTCTGAATCTTCACTACTAAATCTTGGAAGCTATTAGTACTATTTCCCGAACCATCCTGCCAAGCTAAAGAAAATCCATCAGATCCTAAATCTGTAATTTTCTGTGTTGCTGCACTAGAAAATAGTACGTCTGTAATTGCAGAGATTCCAGATTTTACCGCATCAATCGTACTATTTTTTACTAAATAGAATCTCAAATTCTCACCAGAATTAAATTCCAACAGACTTTTGAGATCGTTGCTATTAAATCCATTAGGACGATTAACGATCGCAGAGAAAATCACTCTAGCACGCTCTAAAGCTGCTTGAGTATAACCTGCTGCACCTGGCGCAATACCGTTAATCTTACCTTGAGCATCATCAACAACATATACTCCCAGCTCATTCACCAATTTAGAACTATTTCCGGTGAGAGTAACTTGCAGTCTGGCCTGATCGCCATCACCTTTAATGGTGAAGACATCATTATCAGCACTCTTGGCTAAGGGGATATCGTTATCAGTAATGCTCACACCTACAGACCCAATAGCAATGCCATTATAGTTGGCATCAGTACTTGTAGCTGTATGTTGGATAGTATCGCTGTGATTCCCTTCGACGATCGCATCATCTACTGCTGTTACCGTCACCTCTTGTTCGACATTCCAGTTCTGTGCGGTGAAAGTCAGAGTCTTGGCACTAGCTTTGATTTGCTTTCCAGTGTTAATCGCAATCGTAACATCAGCCTGTGGTTTGCTCTTGAGTACAACAGAATAGCGATCGCCTGCACCACCTTCGGTCACTTTAGTACTACCATCAGTCTGGGTGATAGTTACACCTACATCAATACCACCACTTACATCAGTAATAGTTCCTTTAGCTTTACCGTTAGTCGGACTGATAGTTGCTCCATTTGTGGGATTGCTTAAACTGACGCTGAAAGTTTCATTTCCTTCTACTAAGGAATCGGTCGTTGTCTGAACGCGATAGGTTTTATTAGTCTCTCCTTGCTTAAAGGTAAGAGTCTCAGTTTTGGCTGTAAAGTCATCGTTACTAGCTGTATCGCCTGTATTTATAGATGTAGATACAGTGAGACTTTCTTCCGCTTGAGCATCTCCTGTACGAGTGATGGTAAATGCGATCGCACCTCCTTCCACTCCAGAAGCATCTGCGATCGCAAATATCGGTGCTAGGTCATCGTTAGTAATAGTTCCTATCGCTGTAGCGTTAGTGGAACTGACGATCGCTTCATTTGAGGGATTGCTCAAACTGACGGTGAAAGTTTCATCAGCTTCAAATAAGGAGTCTTGAGTCGTCTGAACGTTAAATATTTTACTCGTCTCTCCCTGTTTAAAGATGAGAGTCTCAGTTTTCGCTGTCACATCATTGTTACTGGCTGTATCTCCTGTAGCTATCGATGTCGATACAGTAACGCTTTGCTCAGATTGCACATCTTTGCTGCGAGTAACAGTGAATGCGATCGCCTGACCTTCAACGGCTGAAGCGTTAGTAATCGCGAAAGTATTAACTACAAAGTCGAAGTCATCTGCTGTCAGATTATTAGCTTGGACATTTCTTAAAATCCCTAATTCTTTTAATTCTCCATTGATGGTGGCTTTGATTGATGTATCCGGGCCTGGTTGACCATTTACCACGATTTGCTCTAATTTCAAATCTTGGAATCTCTTCACCTCTGGGATTCCAGCAATGACAACTTTATCTTGACTTTTAGTAAAATCAAATACTTCTACAGGCACATCAGGAACGGCGGCACTAGTAATATAGAAGCGGTCTAGACCAGTACCGCCTGTAAATTGGCTACCTTTGATACCAGCAAAGAGGGAATCATCACCAGCACCACCAAATAAGCGATCGCTAGCCAATCCGCCAATCAGGAAATCGTCACCTTCGCCTCCATCAAGGTTGTTGTTACCTGTAGGATTAGATGCATCGAGAAAGTCATTACCAGAGCCACCAAATAACCTGTTGTAACCAGTTCCATCAGAAACAACAAGCCGATCTTCTCCGCCTCCACCATCGAGTTTGTTATTACTACCCTCTACTACAAATAGGCGATCGTTATCTTCGCCGCCTTCAAGGGTATTGAAACCTAAACTCCCGACAGCAAATAAACTATCTTCGCCAATACCACCTTTTAAAGTATCGTTATTGTTGCCCAAAAGCTGGTCATTACCAGAACCACCATCAAGTAGATTATTGCCTTGACCGTTGGTAGAATCTAGTATGTCATCTCCCTCAAAACCAAATAATTGATCGTTGTTTTGAGCGTATAACTCATCTTGATTTGCAGTTCCGTTAATAATCATAATTATGTTTTTAGCTAGATTATATTTTTCGACACAGATTTCCTCTAAATGGTTTTAGTGCTAATTTTTAGCTCGCTCCCATTTAAAGACAAATATTCTTTATCTTTTAAAGATAATTTATCGGGAATTATTAGTATATTTTTACGATATTTTTTAACGCATTATCTTATCTATTTCTATAAATTTTTAGGTGAGTTTATGAGTTTTTGATTAACTGCTAATCCCAATCCATATAAACCCATGAATAAATTAAAAATCAATTATCAAAAGGTTATCGAATAATTAAAATGCGTTCAATTGATCGCTAAGTAAATTAGTAGTCACTATAATCAGTGCCTTGGTTTAACACCAATATTGAAACTAATGCTGACTCTGACATCATCACTAAGGTTTGTTTCTACACCATGCATCAGCCAACTAGGGAATATAATCATCGTTCCCGCAACTGCTTTGTAAGTAATACTTGGCATTGTCCAAACAGTAAAATCTAAATAAGGTGGTAAAAGTCGATGTGCGCCTATGCGAGGATAGCGAAAAAATATTCCCCCACAATCTTCAGGCGCTTTCACATAATAAACACCGCTTAATAATGAGTTAGGATGATCGTGAACTGAGTTGGAAGCAAATTTGCCATTAACCATTGCCCAGCAATTATTGATATTGAGAAAGATCTGTTCTAAATCCCATTTGAGAAAATCAGTTATTTCTGAAATATTAGTCATAATGATTTCCATGAAGTCTTGAAATTCATCTCTCTGGTTAAGATTATCTACACTATGCCAACCTAGGATATTAGACATTTGCATTCCCTGTTTATCTTGAGCATATTCAGCCTGAATTAATTGCAATAATCTGGTGTTGAGTTGTTCATAATTATCAACATTAAAGTGCCATATGGGTGTAGGAAACCAATCTGTTCTTGTACCTTTCATATCTAAAATCCAACGCTCGATAAATATACAGTATTCATATTTGATTTCTAAAATACACGTAGCGGGCTTTGGGTTCCGCTACTACCAAAAGGGAGCAAGATGCTTCCACTACTTTTAAAACTATGGTTCTGAAAATATATGTAGTTTAGTAATCCTATAGATAGAAAAAGCGAGGAAGTCTGACTTCCTCGCAATGAGAAAATTACTACAGATGTAATAACTTTCTGTTTACACCACACTCACAGAGAAAACAAAGTCATTTGCAGTCAGCGTACTGGAGGTAATTCCTAGTAATGAAGCTAATTCAGTACTTCCGGCTTTTACCAAAGTGTCATTACCTTGTTGTAATAGTGTCAAGTCACTAAATTTAGTCACTCCACTAATACCGCCAATGCCAATTACGTCAATTCCTGGGTTAAAGTCGGTGACAATATTCTTGCTAGTCGGAAGACTAGCATTAGCAATCCAGAATTGATCGACAC
The genomic region above belongs to Calothrix sp. NIES-2098 and contains:
- a CDS encoding FAD-dependent pyridine nucleotide-disulfide oxidoreductase, with product MLLLKDEGGVEMETADLIVIGSGQGGIPFAADFAKAGHKVVLFERDALGGSCVNYGCTPSKAFLAAAHAAGRARQAAKLGIHTQVQVDFPRVMERVRGIRDRFNQGVSQRLEDAGVQVVCAEASFSGERIVTGKDVTVESPLVVINTGTSSAIPDIPGLAGTPYLTNRNFFDLKKLPQRLLVIGAGYIGLELGQGLARLGSETHLIVRGDRVLAQEEADVSQTLAEALQQDGISLHFQVNVEQVDYNNNIFTLTLSNGEILEGEALMVVIGRKPNTDALNVAAAGVELDKKGFIKINDQFQTTTPGIYAIGDAAGQPAFTHVSWEDYRRLKAILCGEQRTRSDRVLGYAVYTEPQVGRVGMTLEQATKRGINARAVTLPVAQIARGIEWGHDLGFYRMVIDRDTDKILGATLVGYETAELVHVFLSLMEMDATWQVLEQSVHIHPTYGEALPSLARLLIED
- a CDS encoding PEBP family protein, which translates into the protein MALNIKDLRIHSPAFTSNEHIPKQYTSDGENISPPLQWSGLPAGTKQLALICHDPDAPLPQGFTHWLVYGIPPTANQIAQGDGSKFTEGMNSANQPGYTGPAPPKGHGLHHYYFWLYALDAALDFKPNMNREQLLNAIADHVIEQARLVGLYER
- a CDS encoding major royal jelly protein, which encodes MVSQLQKLPTDESLGTLESVAQFDGAMPTGVTVSHQGRIFVNFPKWGDDVGFTVAEIRDGRPVAYPNEAINRTHPDNLAQTLISVQSVVVDPSDRLWILDTGSPMFQPTHYGGPKLVCVDLTSNQVIKTILFPQDVALPTTYLNDVRFDLRRGAEGMAFITDSSGQGANGIIVVDLASGESWRKLHDHYSTKAEEPSSFLPVVEGRPFMERQPDGSTKPVKMGSDGIAISADGSRLYYCPLSSRRLYSVAVDALVDRALNDRAVAATVIDEGDKGGGADGLESDAAGCIYATNYEHNAILRRHPDGAWETVVHDPRLLWPDTLCVATDGYLYVTANQLHRQARYQKGRDLRQKPYSLFRIRINAQPVLLR
- a CDS encoding Na-Ca exchanger/integrin-beta4, yielding MIINGTANQDELYAQNNDQLFGFEGDDILDSTNGQGNNLLDGGSGNDQLLGNNNDTLKGGIGEDSLFAVGSLGFNTLEGGEDNDRLFVVEGSNNKLDGGGGEDRLVVSDGTGYNRLFGGSGNDFLDASNPTGNNNLDGGEGDDFLIGGLASDRLFGGAGDDSLFAGIKGSQFTGGTGLDRFYITSAAVPDVPVEVFDFTKSQDKVVIAGIPEVKRFQDLKLEQIVVNGQPGPDTSIKATINGELKELGILRNVQANNLTADDFDFVVNTFAITNASAVEGQAIAFTVTRSKDVQSEQSVTVSTSIATGDTASNNDVTAKTETLIFKQGETSKIFNVQTTQDSLFEADETFTVSLSNPSNEAIVSSTNATAIGTITNDDLAPIFAIADASGVEGGAIAFTITRTGDAQAEESLTVSTSINTGDTASNDDFTAKTETLTFKQGETNKTYRVQTTTDSLVEGNETFSVSLSNPTNGATISPTNGKAKGTITDVSGGIDVGVTITQTDGSTKVTEGGAGDRYSVVLKSKPQADVTIAINTGKQIKASAKTLTFTAQNWNVEQEVTVTAVDDAIVEGNHSDTIQHTATSTDANYNGIAIGSVGVSITDNDIPLAKSADNDVFTIKGDGDQARLQVTLTGNSSKLVNELGVYVVDDAQGKINGIAPGAAGYTQAALERARVIFSAIVNRPNGFNSNDLKSLLEFNSGENLRFYLVKNSTIDAVKSGISAITDVLFSSAATQKITDLGSDGFSLAWQDGSGNSTNSFQDLVVKIQTTNDPLSLGTNLQSQPQGELIDLRGLKKQVKADFVVNREAAFDNFVGFYQAIDENGGIDTNNDGKADILPGQAGYTQAAIRGRVAGIDLRVSNQGTATYSGTFQPGAIFVPFIIINGRPDAVIDTNPNNDPAVYFPFLGANPDKTDHLRLLGNNIFGFEDLTNGGDRDFNDVVVKINLSIA
- a CDS encoding transposase-like Mu, whose product is MPRKPTKEAFPALEIKEAVSKEEEQTKYLLVNEDSSDYAKKVELIDAIRQAPNKAARRDAIANAAKVLGKSTRTIKRMIEKVEQVGVATLAVGRKDKGQYRISKDWHDFIVSLYEWGHRDGSRINHNQIFGYLKALASKGEELKDKKYNEKFKGYSQAREDLIVGQHPSHVTVYKIINCYLEEKNKRVRHPGSPIEGQIIQTTEGILEITHSNHIWQIDHTKLDILLVDEEFRKVIGRAYITLVMDSYSGCVTGFHLGLEPAGSHEVALALRHAILPKHYETDYELQETWEIYGIPEYVVTDRAKEFKSEHLKQISLQLDFVRRLRAFPQAGGLIESIFDKINKEILSLYGGYTGSSIEERPPEAERTACLTLDDLEKILVRYFVDHYNHHNYPRVKNQKRIERWKSGFLLEEPEIINERELDICLMKVAIRNVEKYGSVNFQGWVYQGDCLLNYEGKQVSLRYDKRNITSILAYSRPINGEPGEYLGVIQARDCERERMSLGELNYIKKKLRDEGKEVDNSSILNERLSRFEDVEQSRKERRRHLRKKAQQKHEVKSNKSTVVELFPENVTVQEITNSPENLTSAFDVDSQNIVNSIDKQVTQSKPDTNQTAKGRRRPRVGVQDWNQFMKDNW